CTCATCAACCTTGTGAGTTAAATAAGCACATTTACTGACAACCACTGAAACTCAGGCCATGGTGGAGAGATAATTAGGAGAATCAGCAGAATTTCCAGAGACTTGGAGACCATTGTTGGAGCAGCCACTGCTAGTTAACTCCCTATCACCAGAATCAGTCCCAACACCATGAAATGACTCACCGGAAACCAATGCTTGAAGCAGCTTTGGAGGAGATGGGATAGCGACTTCAACTACCCCTTCCAACATCTTTACCACCATTCCCATTGTAGGCCTCATTGCCTCCTCATCTTGTATACACCAAACTGCCACCAGCCCCAGACGCGCTGCCTCTGCAGCATCATATGCACCAGCAAGCCTCTCATCCACCACTGCCGCAACATTCCCTTCAATTATCTGTTGAGCAGCCCATGGTGGGAAAAACCACTTCTCCCCTGTTCCACCACCTCCAGTTGATGGTGGCCCCGTCACATTGCGCCGTCCACCTAATAGTTCCAACAATGTCATTCCATAACTATATACATCAGCCTTGGCAGTAATCGCCAGACCAGAGATCCACTCTGGTGCAACATAACCCCATGTTCCTCTCATTGTGGCTAAAACCCGGCTAAAATCTCTACCAATGAGCTTGGCCAATCCAAAATCTGACACCTTTGGCAAAAAATCTTCATCTAATAGAATGTTTTCAGGTTTAATGTCACAATGAATGATACAGTCTCTACACTCCTCATGTAGATAAGCAATGCCTCTTGCTGTCCCAATTGCTACCCGGAGTCTAACATCCCAACTCAGATTTTGGCCATCTTGCTTCAGGTACccactcaatggaccatttggcaTGTAATCATAGACCAAAAGCCTACGAGGATTTTCCGAACAAAACCCCCTCAATCTCACAAGATTAACGTGCTGAATGTTCCCAATTGTGCACACCTCTGCTCTGAACTCCCTCTCAGCACCACCTGGCCGTTCAAGTCTCTTCACTGCCACAAGTGAAGAGTCTGATAACTCACCCCGAAACACTGCCCCAAATCCTCCATGCCCAATTTTCTCTGAGAACCCCCTAGTAGCAGCATTTAGCTCCTTATACGAGAATACCCTTAAATTTGTCACTGAGAAAACTTCATCCTCTTCCTGTTTCTTTCTCTTAATCTTACTCCTCAGTAACAACAatgctatgagcatgaatgttATAATTGCTAAAAAGGAACAACATATTCCTATAAAAATTAGagttttctttcttgtctttGGTGTTGTACCTTCTCTTGGTACCCTTACATACAGTATATCATCAATGGTGCTACCAGGAGTTGAATTTTGAAGATTCAAGAGTGACCCATACAAGTTCTTGCACGTATTAGTCTTCACATTATGGTATATACCAACACATGAACAATTACTCAAGCATGTTTTTTCGCAGAAACCCCTGCTTCTTCCCGAGAATGACTCCATTACTCCCCCATCAAAGCTCACTGCCCCAACCTCTTCAAACCCATCACTGCTTTCACAGACAGCATGGCTGTCATGATGGCAACCACCAGAAAAGTCTCCGTCATTCCATCCAATGTGATCAACTGGATGAAAATTGGGCAAGCACTTGCAAGGGCTCGACATTCCTGTATTGCAAAAGCCTAAATTCCCACACAGACCATAGACTCTACAGAGATTCTCCGGCTGTGACCAGAAAATGTTCCAATTCTCTATCTGCTGTGACCATGAATACTGCTGGAGCTGGCCGGAGAAATCCAGCTGGAATCGTGTCAGTGGTGGTTGCATGCCATTATCTGGTGCCACCTCAATGTACCCAAATGACGCCATGGGCGTGAATGGATTGGTGAAGTAAAATTTGTAAATATAGCTGTTAAGAATATGAATAGATGTCATCAGTCAATCCAAAACCTTAATTGAttgcaagaaattgaaaatgataccacaacagaaaaaaagaaaaactactaCCATACATCATCACCACGCCTATAATTATTCTTGCATGTCATAGGCTCCCTAATGAAAGGCAGTTTACCAAATCCAAGAACCGCAAACATGGCAAACATGGCACAACATGAAGTGGGCACACCTcattttttcttgtctttttacaaaaagttaaaataaaaagaaacaaagaacaGTAAGACAAGTAaacaaataaacatatatttcaTGTATATACGACAAGGATATTTAATGCTTTACATTaataatatgcatatatgtatatataatattcaaaatCATAAGAAATCATTCGAAACATTCTTCATAATGGAAAAAGAAACATGAAAAGCTACCTTTTTAAAAAGTTGTATTCATAAACATACTGAATTGTACACACACCTATGACACATGATGATATTTGTGACATTGCCAAGCTTACTTGCACATGAAGCAAACCAacctttttgaattttaagaaaagaaatgacACAATACATGTGTATAGAAGACTTGGTAAAATCTATCCTTGAATTGTTTTTTGTAGAAAATAGGAGTGAATAGTGAAAAATATCTTATTCACTTTACCATGTGCAACGGAatacattccctattaatagaGAAGAGGACTACAACTATTTAAGAAACTATAAACAAAAGGAAATATAATCTATACACTGTACAAGGAAACAAAATATTCAACACTCTTGCTCAAGTTGGTGAATGAATATCGATCATTCCCAACTTACAAGTTCTTTAAACCGCTTGAGAGGTAAACCTTTAGTGAGCAAATCAGCTAGCTGATTTTCTGAGGGAACAAAAGACAAACAAATCTCTCCAACATCTAGcttttctttgatgaaatgGCGATCAATCTCAACAAGCTTAGTGCGGTCATGTTGCACCGGATTGTGTATAATATTGATTGTTGATTGGTTGTCACACATTAACTTCATAGGATAATGACCAAGTATTTTCAAATCACTAAGCATAATTTTCAgccacaataattcacacaatccAAGGGCCATTACCCTAAACTTTGCTTCAGCACTAGACCTGGCCACGACCCcttgttttttgcttcttcatgaCACTAGATTTTCCCCCCAAAACACACAGTAATCAGTAGTAGACCTCCTATCAACAAGTGAACCACCATAGTTAGCATCTGTGTATCCCCTAACTTTCAACTTTTGCCCAGACTTAAACAATAAACCTTTTCCAGGTGTTGACTTCAGATAGCACAAAATCCTTCGTACAGcttgcatatatttttcagtgggagtatgcataaattgactcacaAACCCGACAACAAAAGCTATGTCAGGCTTGGTGTGAGATAAGTAAATAAACCTTCCGACTAGCTTTTGGTATCTCCCCTTATCAATTAATGGACTGTCACTTGGTCCTAATTTTTGGTTAGGATCCAAGGGAGTATTTGTTGCCCTTCTACCTAGCAATCCAGTTTCTTCCAATAAGTCCATGGTATATTTCCTTTGGGAAAGAAATATACCCTCATTTGAGTATGCAACGTCTATTTCTAAGAAATACTTAAGCCTACCAAGGTCTTTGATGTCAAATTCTCGGGCCAGATTTCCCTTTAACAATTTTTGCTCATCCTCCTCATTGCCAGTAACAATTATGTTATCAACATAAACAACTAGGGCTGTTAGAGTACATTTCTTTGAATGCTTTATAAATAACGTGTGATCTCCTCTACTTTGCCGATACCCCATTGCCTTCATAGCCCTTGAGAACCGATCAAATCAAGCTTTTGGGGATTGCTTTAATCCATACAGAGCTTTCTTTAATCTGCAAACATAACCTGAAACTTCATTAGGAAAACCAGGTGAAGGGTCCATAAATACCTCTTCCTCCAAGTCACCATGTAGGAAGGCATTTTTCACATCTAGCTGTATCAACTACCATCCATAACAGCTAGCCAAAGATATGAGAACCcctatgtaataccccagatttttaaactcaaatatgaagtgatacctaaggttattaggttctaatacttgaggaaatagatCATTTCAAgagattatagaagccttgaaaCAAAGGTTCAATTTttgaaccagtggcaaaatcataaatattgaagtcgggtaaaagtgtaatttatctaaaatcttggggtattagcgtaatttatcaatttttcgggaaccaaaaagtgcaattaaaaatggcccgaagaccaagttgcaaagggtctaagtgcagttacgtgaaaagttcaggccaaagcgtcgtttgttgaaaccttaaaatatcttggatttcaaactcaaatcaaatataacttTTGGTCgttttgaagtccaagtccaagtctttgttaaagtaagtcTTCTTTAAGTCTTTACTAAAGTCTTTTCCAAGTCTTTGCTAAGTTTTttccaagtcttttgcttagcctccaaagtctccaaaccttatcaaCAAGagcacatggcaatcaaccattggccacttgaaagataagataaggtcacatgatagctcataatgaccccctaaGGTCGCATCGCGTGATTGGCCAAGGAAAAGCTTatttagcctccaagtttgctaaaatcttcaaaccttatccctaaaggcatgtggcaagcattcattggccacttggagataggatttgaagtctcaTAATGACCTTGCAAGGTGGCGACATGTGATTGGCCCGggaaatctataaatataagGCCTTTGGGGGTATTCTTTGAGACATTCAACAAGAAGGAAACTTTGGGAAAATATTGGTGGGATTGAGAGAAAGTAAGGATTTTAGAggaattgtctaaagaaaagaaGGGGAGGTTCTGCCGAAATCAAAGTAGAAACAACCTCACCAGAAGGTTCAGAGTTCATACCAAAACTACCGAAAAACAGCAAGAAAACCCATTCCTGTAAGACGGTGAATAGTGTCCCAACAAGGTAAACcttaaaggtgagtggtttatgcATGCCTTTTACTTTctcttgatcactcttggtttcatttgtggatgGGTTGTTGCTCACGTCTTATGTTCCATGTGTTCGAGCATATCCATTTTATTTTGTTGCATCAGATTTGAACACGATGGCTTTCGTGTGTGgcttgtggcttgcatatcatattccttctgctttgtcatacatcgTGTCATTTGGGTGACTGTGGCGAGTTGGTGGCTTGTcgtgtgtgaactaccacgAGGGCCTGTGTAAGGAGGCTGACCacgtgggcctgtgtaagggggctacctcgagcttgtgtaagggggccgaggggttcatGCCTGACAAGTGAGGAGGATAtctcgtgcctgtgtaaggg
This window of the Diospyros lotus cultivar Yz01 chromosome 5, ASM1463336v1, whole genome shotgun sequence genome carries:
- the LOC127802649 gene encoding G-type lectin S-receptor-like serine/threonine-protein kinase SD2-2 translates to MSPYFIWFMPLLLLAVTGKLVSSSNSASEMAEPGIDRDSKVSSWPTTRKLESYSGGKVIISGNATILSENGTFRLGFFNSNGEARWYLGIWYAFILTPTYVWVANREAPLKNLSAAEALITEDGKLGVRDSGGEIVWATENGEAAAEARLLEAGDLVLLGRRGGVVWRSFDHPTDTWLPGMNLSVHQKFTCWKNSGDPAPGNYSLRLKPPEYGEIELVFNGTKSYWSTGKWIGNSFSSVPEMTIRYIYKFYFTNPFTPMASFGYIEVAPDNGMQPPLTRFQLDFSGQLQQYSWSQQIENWNIFWSQPENLCRVYGLCGNLGFCNTGMSSPCKCLPNFHPVDHIGWNDGDFSGGCHHDSHAVCESSDGFEEVGAVSFDGGVMESFSGRSRGFCEKTCLSNCSCVGIYHNVKTNTCKNLYGSLLNLQNSTPGSTIDDILYVRVPREGTTPKTRKKTLIFIGICCSFLAIITFMLIALLLLRSKIKRKKQEEDEVFSVTNLRVFSYKELNAATRGFSEKIGHGGFGAVFRGELSDSSLVAVKRLERPGGAEREFRAEVCTIGNIQHVNLVRLRGFCSENPRRLLVYDYMPNGPLSGYLKQDGQNLSWDVRLRVAIGTARGIAYLHEECRDCIIHCDIKPENILLDEDFLPKVSDFGLAKLIGRDFSRVLATMRGTWGYVAPEWISGLAITAKADVYSYGMTLLELLGGRRNVTGPPSTGGGGTGEKWFFPPWAAQQIIEGNVAAVVDERLAGAYDAAEAARLGLVAVWCIQDEEAMRPTMGMVVKMLEGVVEVAIPSPPKLLQALVSGESFHGVGTDSGDRELTSSGCSNNGLQVSGNSADSPNYLSTMA